The following DNA comes from Ricinus communis isolate WT05 ecotype wild-type chromosome 10, ASM1957865v1, whole genome shotgun sequence.
TCTTGAACATCATACACTTGGAAAGTACTAAGTGATTCTGCTCCTTGATGATCCCCAATTCCATGCATCTCAATGAGTGAATCCCAGTTGAAGCTCTTGTCTGCAAGTGCAGCAGCAACATTTTCCTGATGATCATCATTTAACGAAGATTCTTGCACCACAGAACTCATTTCTGTTGCATCATCGCTTTCTGGCTGCTGCACTCTCTCCACTTTAAGTATCCCCAGCTGCTGAAGGAACTCGTTTAGATCAATCTGAGGTTTCTCCTCTTCATGCCTCACAATCTTTTCTGATGTTATTTCCACTTCCTTTTCCACTTCTGCAAGATTTTCTACTTGggttttatcattttcaacCATAACTTCATTTCGTGAATCACAAGAAGATGAGCTAGAAGCATGGTTAGAGGATTGACCAACAACCCCATCTTTCTTGAGTTCTTGAAGCCTTTGATGGATGACATGAATACTAGGTTGTGCATGTATGTTAAGCAAACCACAAGAAGGAAACATGGAAATGAAATTCTTGGAAGGAATCCATTTGAACTTATTGTGTGGCTTGTTGTTAAGAGGAATATTATTAATGCTGTTGCATGCAGGTTGGAGATGAGGTAGATTGAGATAAGCATCAGGTCCATACAATCTTCTGGCTGCTTCATCATAAGCCATAGCAGCTTCCTCAGCAGTAGCAAAAGAACCTAACCAGAGCCTAGTTCTCTTCTTTGGCTCTCTGATTTCAGCCACCCATTTTCCCCAAGTTCTTTGTCTTACACCTCTATATTCACACATGGCATTTTGAGGACCACCTTTGCCTCTTGTTGGGCCTTTTTTCCATGGCTTCAGAGGAGATCTCCTGCAATTTTCCATAGATATTTCTTGTATTAAGTTtagtgaaaaagaagaagaagaagaagaatgtcAAGTGTAGAAGAAGAGAGTGTTAAGTGAGTGTGGaggaatgaaagaaaatagtgTGAGAAGGCGCGGGATAAGTAGGGGAGTGAAGAATGCAGTTTGGTTTAAATGTTTTCACGTTTAGGCAAAGTTTTCGTGCCCATGTTACCGTTAGTGAGTTTACCACTTAATATTAATACTACTAGTTTTTCAAATCTTTAAAATCTCAGGTTTAAATAAATggtcaaattataaatatatttttatatttggtttGATTCATCATTCTCttagatt
Coding sequences within:
- the LOC8278949 gene encoding dehydration-responsive element-binding protein 2F translates to MENCRRSPLKPWKKGPTRGKGGPQNAMCEYRGVRQRTWGKWVAEIREPKKRTRLWLGSFATAEEAAMAYDEAARRLYGPDAYLNLPHLQPACNSINNIPLNNKPHNKFKWIPSKNFISMFPSCGLLNIHAQPSIHVIHQRLQELKKDGVVGQSSNHASSSSSCDSRNEVMVENDKTQVENLAEVEKEVEITSEKIVRHEEEKPQIDLNEFLQQLGILKVERVQQPESDDATEMSSVVQESSLNDDHQENVAAALADKSFNWDSLIEMHGIGDHQGAESLSTFQVYDVQEELAYPASIWNF